The Selenihalanaerobacter shriftii genome includes the window GTATTTTAAGCATTAGTTAGTGTAAACTAGTTTAATTAATGTAATTCTACTTTATAACAATTATTTAAGATTGACATCTGAAATGATATAAGTTATACTATTCATTGTCGCAACAGAAAATAGTATACTTTTCGGAGCGTGGCGCAGCCTGGTAGCGCACCTGGTTTGGGACCAGGGGGTCGAAGGTTCAAATCCTTTCGCTCCGACCATTGTGGACCCATAGCTCAGTTGGTCAGAGCACTCGGCTCATAACCGAGTAGTCCTAGGTTCGAATCCTAGTGGGTCCACCATTTCTTTAAATACATGATAATAACTTAGAGCCTATAATATATAAGGCTCTTTTCTAATTTACCACACTAAATAAATAATCATAACTATTATTAAATTCCAGGTAGCATGAGCAATAATATTTGTATATAAAGATTGACTAATTTCATAAATAATAATTAACCCTAATCCACCTAAGGCAGTAGCTAGAAAAGTCCATAAATTCAGATGAGCTATTCCAAATATACCAGAAGCTAATAATGCTCCATTAATAACTCCTAACCTATCTTTCAAATACTGGTATAATATCCCTCTAAAGAAGATTTCTTCAGTAATTGGTGCAATTATTACTATCAATAAAACATATGTTAAAAAGACAAATTCATTTTGACTATTAGTTAACTTAGATATTATCGATTGTGGTGGCATATTAATATTTAATAACTCCTCAACTAATCTTTGCAAACCAAAATTAGTTAATATAACGATTAGACAAATTAATACCCCTCCTATTATTCCTAAACCTAATATTCTATCTAAAGGTATTAATCTAAATCCAAAAGATTTTAAAGATAGATTATATTTAAAGGAAATAATATACCAACTTAATGCTAACATAGTGACAAATTGCAATAGATTAAGTAAAATTGATTTATAAAGCATCAAATTAGGATAAATTGTAGCTAAATAATCTAATAATAAATTTAATAAAAAACCACAACTAATAGTAATACTTAAAGTAACTAAAATCATAAATATAATATCTTGCCCATTCCAAATAACATTAATAGGTTCTGCTTGGTTCCTATCCATCTATACTTCACTTCCTATCATAATATATGAAAAACAAAATATATGAAAAACAAAAGGATATATTTAGGCTAATTCTAAATATATCCATAATTAAATCTGATTTTTTAAATTTAAAAAACTATTCAGAATTTAATTTAAATTCTTTCTCTATCACTTCACCTTGTTGACCAAAAGGACCAAATATTTTACCATTAGAAATAACCTTAACACCTGCAGCATTAGCAGTCAAAACTTTCATTCTCTGATCAGCATGCCAACTCTTCTTCTCGCCACTATTCAATATTTTTTCACAAACTACTTTCCCATCTATAACTACTTTAACCCAAGATGATTCTAATGCTTCAATAGTAACATTTAATTTTTGAGCCAATGATTGTGATTGATTAATCTGGTTTGTTTCATTACTATTTGTCTCTTTTTGAGCAGAACTAATTTTATCCTTCTTTACTTTTACATCTTCTTCATTTAATACTAGTTTTTCTTTCTTTACTGGATTTTCATTTATTTTCCGAACTTCTTTAGCTAGTTTAACTAAAGCTCTACTACGATATAAACCGAAAACTATAAGTAAGACTAATACTGTAATTGCTGTTGCAGTTACTACCCTTGTCCAATTGTTCTTCACTCTATTCTGTACCTTTTCCATTAAAGAGATTTTTTGATTTTCTTCCTCATTTAATTTATCTAATTCCTTCTTTTGTAAAGCTTTTAAATGATTATAGTCTTTTAAAATTTGACTACCATCAAGACCGACATGATTAGCATACACACGTAAAAAACCTTTAAGAAAAACTTCTTGGGGGATGATATTAAAATTCCCTTCTTCAATTGCTTTAAGATATTTACTACGAACTTTTGTTTCCTGCTGAACTTCTTCTATATCGATTTCCTTTGCTAAACGAGCCTCCTTAATCTTTTGGCCTATTTCTTTCATCTAGGTTACTCCTTCCTTTATTAAATTACCATTTTTCCCAGTTCCCCCTCTTAGTAACCAATTAACTTTACTATCTATATATGAAGTAATCCCTTATACTTAATCTCTCTATTATATTATTTTTCAATGTAAAGAAGATAATTCCTCTATATTTAACAAATATTTAATATGAATAATGTTAAATATCTAATTAAAGTTTAAAATCAAGATTAAGACTCCTATTCCCCAGACATAATAAGCAAAATAATTCAAATTCTCATTCTCTAAAAGTTTCAATAAAAATTTAATAGATAAATATCCAACTATTGTAGAAATAATCATTCCCGTAAACAAAGCTACAGTATTTATTCCTATAACTCCAGCTTGAATAACATCTAAAGTTTCTAATAAAGTCGCACCTAATACTGCTGGAATAAAAATTAAAAAAGAAAATCGAGCTGCCTCTTTCCTGCCTAATCCTAACAAAAGTCCAGCTACAATTGTAGAACCTGACCGAGAAACCCCAGGAGTAATTGCCATCCCTTGCGCAATGCCTATCAATATAACATGAAACCAACTTAAATCTAAAATGCTTTTATTAAACTTTATATCTAAATTTTCAACTAACCAAAGTAATAATCCGGTTACTACTAAAGCAACTCCCACAGCCAAAATAGAACCAAATAAGCTCTCAAAGATATCTTTTAAACCAAAACCTATTATAGCAGTAGGAATTGAAGCCATAATAATTAAAAAACGTTCTTTATTATGCTTAGGATCTAAGCTTAGTAATCTTTTAATATCCTTCCAATAAAAGATTAAAACTGCAATTAAGGTTCCAAAATGTAAGAATACATTATAAATTAACTGTGGTTCTTTAAGTCCCAGTAATCTTTGGAAAATGACTAGGTGTCCTGAACTACTAATAGGCAAGAATTCAGTTATTCCTTGTACTATCCCCAAAATAATACTTTCTAATGTAGACATTAATTTGTCACTTCCTTAACCCTAAAAATTTTACTATCTATTCTTTATTATTCTACGTTAAATATAAATTTTTAATTACTCTCTTTAAAATCTTCCTATCTGCAAATTAATTCTCTATTATAACCTTATCTATAATACTTATATAATCTAATAAAGCTAATCCTGTAGGAACTAACTTGTACTTTTCTTTAGCTATCTCATCATACGGAATACTCTTTCTTCCGCCTTGGCGTTGATGAACCATATACTTATCTAATAATTCAAAGGGTAGATAATATGCTTCATCTAACCCTTTGAACCTAATCAATAAAAAGGCAATAGCACCACATTCATATTGATCCTTTAGATATCTATACTGATGTTGTTTAATATTCTTCAAATCAAATCTAGTATCAACATTAGTCCCTTTAGCATCAAAAACTATAGTCCTACCTTGATAAGTACCTATATAATCCACTGTTGACTTTTTTTCATAAAAAGCACTAGTAATCTTGCCACTTTGTGAATTAACATTAAGTACTTTAATAGGAATCGGTATCTTTTGGATTTTCGCTATCCCTTGTGAATTATAATATTGGTTAGTAGTTTCTAATTCAATTTCTAACTGTTTACCACGGTTAGCATAACTCCTATTATATTTGACCACTATATCACCCCAAATAGCCTTTTAATTGCTTAATACGAGTAGGATGTTTTAATCTATTTAATGCTTTTAATTGAATTTGTCTAATTCTTTCACGAGTTACTCCAAATTCCTCGCCAACTTCTTTTAAAGTTCTTGGTCTACTATCTCTTAAACCAAATCGAAGTCTAATTACTTCAGCTTCTCTATCTGATAGTTGAGTTAATAGTTCTTCTAAATCTTCTCTTAATAACTGCCTGCTAGTTCCTTCTACAGGGTCATCTGCACCATTACTAGGTACTAATTCTCCTAATTCCGTGCTATCATCATCACCTACTAATTGATTCAAAGAAGTTAAATTTTGATCAGTTACTATCTGTAATACCTCTTTTACTTTTTCTAATGATATATCTGTCTCATTAGCTATATCCTCAGCAGTAGGCTCTCTTCCTAACTCATTTTGTAATTTTCCTTTAGTCTTAAATATTTTATTTGTCTTCTGCCAAACATGAACCGGTATCCTAATTGTCTTACCTTGATTAGCTATAGCTCTAGTCACCCTTTGCTTAATCCACCAGGAAGCATAAGTACTAAACCGATACCCTTTATCAGGATCAAATTTCTCTACAGCTGTAATTAAACCTATATTCCCCTCCTGTACTAAATCTTGTAAATCTAAACCTTTTCCTTGGTATTTATTAGCTATACTTACTACTAAACGCAAATTATGTTCTATAAGTTTATCCTTAGCTTCTGAATCACCTTTTTGGGCTCTTTTAGCTAATGAAATTTCTTCCTTTTTTGACAAAATATCATGAGAGATATCTTTATAGTATTGATTAATAGAATTAATCGTATTTCCCTCCTAAACTAATAATCTTAGCTCTTAAATTTAATTTTATTATTTTATACAGTTACCATGTTATCCTTCTTTAAAACCCCCTATCATTCCTGCCTAATTGATGAAGTTAAATAAATTATTATAATTTTCTTACCAAAAATTAATTATAATAAATTACATATTATTATCCATCATGTTACAGACTAACTCATAAATAAAGTTTAAACATAAAGGAGTTGATATAACTTGGATACTTTAAATAAACTAGCACTTATTCTAATAATTGTTGGCGCCTTAAATTGGGGATCTATTGGATTATTTCAATATGATCTAGTAGCTGCTTTATTTGGTGGTCAAGCTTCAGCACTTAGTAGAGCAGTCTATTCCTTAGTTGGATTAGCAGGACTTTATTCCATACTCTTTTTATTTAATGACCAAACTGTTACCGAAGAAGAATAAGGCAAAAGCGACTACCATCATGGTAGTCGCTTTTCATTAAAGTCAATTAAAATTCAATTTCTACTCTATCACGGTCTAACCTTCTCCCATTAGTGTTTACAAAGTATGCACTATAAAATCCTTCTTCTACAAATTGATCTTTTGGTACTGTAACCAAATGATATCCTCTAGCCTTTCGTTCAACTTCTACTGTAATCATGTTATCTTCTAAAGACATATCTACAATATTATATTCTATAGCTCCAATTACTATTTCTTCATTAAAATCTATTCCACTTGGAACTCTAATATCAAATCGTTCTAATATTCTTCGTAATTGGAATCTAGTACTGACAGCAAAAAATCTTTCATCTAATCTTGCTCTATAATTAATCTCATTATCTATTGCCACAGTTTTAAAATCTAGTCCACCTACACCATTCTCATCTCCATCCTCATCTGGACATGGTACAATTAATCTTCGTCCTGGGAATATTAAATCAGGATTGCTAATACTATTAAAGAAGACTAGCTGACTAACAGTTGTATCAAATTCTTGAGCTATTTCAAATAAAGTATCTCCTTGGCTTACTGTATACTCATTGAAACAATCAGGTGGTGGTGGTAAAAGAATTGGTAAATTAATTACCATACCAGCTTGAATCTCATCTGGATCTTCAATATCCGGATTTAACCTTAATAAAGTTCGCACTGTAGTATTATATTTTTGAGCAAGTACGAACAGGGTTTCACCTGGCTGCACAACATGTTGGGCATATCTAATATCTGGAGCAGGAGCTTCCCCTAAGTCATCAATCAATTCATTTAACATATCAATTTGATTCATTTGACATTCCATTAATCGATCAACCATATCATTTAAATCTGGATCAGTAACTTGATTATTTAATTCTCTATATAAAGTCAGCAATGCTTTCTCTCTACTTAAAATCTCTCTAGCTGTTAACAAACCATCCATGCTTTTTCCTCCTTTCACATTTCATTTCTACACTTTATGATATGTTTATGCACTAAAGTACAATCTGTGAATCATAAAATAAAAAAAGACCTTCAAATATTTGAAGGTCTTTAAGAATTTATCGTTTTCCTTTTTCAAATGGTTCACCAACAGCTGCCGGTGGAGTTGCTTTTCCAATAACTCCAGCTAAAGCAATAATAGTAAAGATATATGGAATCATCTGTATAAATTCAGTAGGAATACCCATCCCTTGTAAGCGAATCTGTACTGCTTGAGCAAATCCAAACAATAAGCTAGCTCCTAATGCCCCAAATGGTGTCCATTTACCAAAAATCATGGCTGCTAAAGCTATAAATCCTCGTCCAGCTGTCATTCCTTCTCGAAAACTATCCAATACACCTAAAGAAAGATGAGCGCCTGCTAGACCAGCTAATACTCCACTGATTCCTACACAGATATATCTAAGTTTTTCTACATCAATCCCAACAGAATCAGCAGCATGAGGATGCTCACCTACTGATCTTACTCGTAAGCCAAAAGGAGTATAAAATAAAATATAATGAGCTATAGCAACAACTCCTAAACCTAAATAAACTGTTGGTTTAAATGGGCCCCAATAGGGCAATGCTTGGACTCCATCAGAAGTACCAGAAGTATTAAATATAATATTTAATAGAAAAACAGTTCCTCCAGTAGCTAACATATTAATAGCTACCCCACTAACAACTTGATCAGCATGATATTTAATACTAACTATAGCATGAATCATAGAAAATAACCCGCCAAAAATTAATGCACCTATAATTCCTAACCAAGGACTTCCTGTAAAATAACTAACAACTACCGCTACAAAGGCTCCTGCTAACATTAATCCTTCTAGTGCAATATTAATAATTCCGGCACGCTCAGAATAGAGTCCTCCTACAGCAGCTATCATTAGAGGTGTAGCCATTCTTAGAGTTGAAGCTAAGGTTTTTAAATTAAATATTTCTGATAAAATATCCATTATGCTACACCTCCTTTACTTTTATTAGGAATAAACTTTCTAAAGAAAGCATCAGCTGCTACAAAGAAGATAATAATGGACTGAATAATAGTTACTAGATCAATCGGCACTCCGGCAGACATATTCATAAAGGTTCGTCCATTAGCTAAAGCCCCAAATAGAATACCAGCTAATAAGATTCCTGCTGGATGATTTCTACCTAATAAAGCAACAGCAATTCCCGTAAAACCATAACCTGGTGAAAAACCTTGAATATAATAGTGATATAATCCTAATGCCCGTTCTGCTCCTCCTAAACCAGCCAAACCACCACTGATTAACATAGCTAAAACAATATTTTTTGGAGCACTAATACCGCCGTATTCAGCGGCATCAGGATTAATCCCTACCGCCCTAATTTCATATCCAATAGTTGTCTTCCATAATAAATAATAGATAAATAATAATACGATTAAAACTATTATAAAACCTAAATTCAAATAAGATCTAATATTCAAAATATTAGAGAAACGCCATAAGTATGCACTTGATTCAATTGGAGGCGTCTTAATCTGACCAGGATTCGCTAACACTTTTAAACTTATATATGCTACTAAAGCATAAGATATATAATTCATCATAATTGTCGTAATTACTTCATGAACACCTAAAAAAGCCTTTAAAACTGCTGGAACTGCAATCCATAAGGCTCCAGCTACAACTGCTGCAGTAATAGCTAAAGGTAAATGTAGTATTAAAGGTAACCCTTTAAATGTACCAACCCATGCTGCTGCTATCCCCCCTACTAACAATTGACCTTCTCCGCCAATATTAAATATTCCACATCTAAAAGCAAATGCGACTGATAACCCAGTCAAAATCAATGGTGTAGCAGATAATAATGTGTCAGCAAATCTGTTTAAATTTCCAAAAGCACCTTGCAAAAGTGCAGAATATGTGGCAACAGGATCATATCCAAAAGCTAATACGATCACTGCCCCAATAATAAATGAAAAGATAATTGCTAAAACTGGAATCAAAAGTTCAATAGCAAGTGATTTAAAATCAATCTTATCTAGCCCCATTGTAGTACCTCCTATCGCTTAATTTACTTCTTCTAGACTTCCTCCAGCCATTAAGATACCTAACTTTTCCTCAGTAGCTTCATCAGCATCAACAATTTCTACAATTTCTCCCTCATACATAACTGCAATTCGATCACTTAATGACATTACTTCCGGTAGTTCTGCCGAAACTAGTAAAATAGCTTTTCCTTGAGCTCGTTGTTTAAGGATTCTCCGATGAATGAATTCAATCGCTCCAACATCAACTCCTCTAGTAGGTTGAGAAGCAATTAAAAATTCTGGATCTAAATATAATTCTCTGGCAACAATAATTTTTTGTTG containing:
- a CDS encoding CPBP family intramembrane glutamic endopeptidase, with the translated sequence MDRNQAEPINVIWNGQDIIFMILVTLSITISCGFLLNLLLDYLATIYPNLMLYKSILLNLLQFVTMLALSWYIISFKYNLSLKSFGFRLIPLDRILGLGIIGGVLICLIVILTNFGLQRLVEELLNINMPPQSIISKLTNSQNEFVFLTYVLLIVIIAPITEEIFFRGILYQYLKDRLGVINGALLASGIFGIAHLNLWTFLATALGGLGLIIIYEISQSLYTNIIAHATWNLIIVMIIYLVW
- a CDS encoding helix-turn-helix domain-containing protein gives rise to the protein MKEIGQKIKEARLAKEIDIEEVQQETKVRSKYLKAIEEGNFNIIPQEVFLKGFLRVYANHVGLDGSQILKDYNHLKALQKKELDKLNEEENQKISLMEKVQNRVKNNWTRVVTATAITVLVLLIVFGLYRSRALVKLAKEVRKINENPVKKEKLVLNEEDVKVKKDKISSAQKETNSNETNQINQSQSLAQKLNVTIEALESSWVKVVIDGKVVCEKILNSGEKKSWHADQRMKVLTANAAGVKVISNGKIFGPFGQQGEVIEKEFKLNSE
- a CDS encoding undecaprenyl-diphosphate phosphatase, which produces MSTLESIILGIVQGITEFLPISSSGHLVIFQRLLGLKEPQLIYNVFLHFGTLIAVLIFYWKDIKRLLSLDPKHNKERFLIIMASIPTAIIGFGLKDIFESLFGSILAVGVALVVTGLLLWLVENLDIKFNKSILDLSWFHVILIGIAQGMAITPGVSRSGSTIVAGLLLGLGRKEAARFSFLIFIPAVLGATLLETLDVIQAGVIGINTVALFTGMIISTIVGYLSIKFLLKLLENENLNYFAYYVWGIGVLILILNFN
- a CDS encoding Holliday junction resolvase RecU, with product MVKYNRSYANRGKQLEIELETTNQYYNSQGIAKIQKIPIPIKVLNVNSQSGKITSAFYEKKSTVDYIGTYQGRTIVFDAKGTNVDTRFDLKNIKQHQYRYLKDQYECGAIAFLLIRFKGLDEAYYLPFELLDKYMVHQRQGGRKSIPYDEIAKEKYKLVPTGLALLDYISIIDKVIIEN
- a CDS encoding sigma-70 family RNA polymerase sigma factor; its protein translation is MNSINQYYKDISHDILSKKEEISLAKRAQKGDSEAKDKLIEHNLRLVVSIANKYQGKGLDLQDLVQEGNIGLITAVEKFDPDKGYRFSTYASWWIKQRVTRAIANQGKTIRIPVHVWQKTNKIFKTKGKLQNELGREPTAEDIANETDISLEKVKEVLQIVTDQNLTSLNQLVGDDDSTELGELVPSNGADDPVEGTSRQLLREDLEELLTQLSDREAEVIRLRFGLRDSRPRTLKEVGEEFGVTRERIRQIQLKALNRLKHPTRIKQLKGYLG
- a CDS encoding DUF378 domain-containing protein: MDTLNKLALILIIVGALNWGSIGLFQYDLVAALFGGQASALSRAVYSLVGLAGLYSILFLFNDQTVTEEE
- a CDS encoding LysM peptidoglycan-binding domain-containing protein translates to MDGLLTAREILSREKALLTLYRELNNQVTDPDLNDMVDRLMECQMNQIDMLNELIDDLGEAPAPDIRYAQHVVQPGETLFVLAQKYNTTVRTLLRLNPDIEDPDEIQAGMVINLPILLPPPPDCFNEYTVSQGDTLFEIAQEFDTTVSQLVFFNSISNPDLIFPGRRLIVPCPDEDGDENGVGGLDFKTVAIDNEINYRARLDERFFAVSTRFQLRRILERFDIRVPSGIDFNEEIVIGAIEYNIVDMSLEDNMITVEVERKARGYHLVTVPKDQFVEEGFYSAYFVNTNGRRLDRDRVEIEF
- a CDS encoding ABC transporter permease — protein: MDILSEIFNLKTLASTLRMATPLMIAAVGGLYSERAGIINIALEGLMLAGAFVAVVVSYFTGSPWLGIIGALIFGGLFSMIHAIVSIKYHADQVVSGVAINMLATGGTVFLLNIIFNTSGTSDGVQALPYWGPFKPTVYLGLGVVAIAHYILFYTPFGLRVRSVGEHPHAADSVGIDVEKLRYICVGISGVLAGLAGAHLSLGVLDSFREGMTAGRGFIALAAMIFGKWTPFGALGASLLFGFAQAVQIRLQGMGIPTEFIQMIPYIFTIIALAGVIGKATPPAAVGEPFEKGKR
- a CDS encoding ABC transporter permease, translated to MGLDKIDFKSLAIELLIPVLAIIFSFIIGAVIVLAFGYDPVATYSALLQGAFGNLNRFADTLLSATPLILTGLSVAFAFRCGIFNIGGEGQLLVGGIAAAWVGTFKGLPLILHLPLAITAAVVAGALWIAVPAVLKAFLGVHEVITTIMMNYISYALVAYISLKVLANPGQIKTPPIESSAYLWRFSNILNIRSYLNLGFIIVLIVLLFIYYLLWKTTIGYEIRAVGINPDAAEYGGISAPKNIVLAMLISGGLAGLGGAERALGLYHYYIQGFSPGYGFTGIAVALLGRNHPAGILLAGILFGALANGRTFMNMSAGVPIDLVTIIQSIIIFFVAADAFFRKFIPNKSKGGVA